A region of Rhodoferax potami DNA encodes the following proteins:
- a CDS encoding TRAP transporter large permease codes for MSNEALAFVVFSVGMLTLMGIGMNMGLALVLTGAGMAWVLDFWDTQLLAQNLVAGVDSFPLLAVPFFILAGELMNSGGISRRIITMAQAWVGHIRGGLGFVAIGAAVLMASMSGSALADTAALATILMPMMRQQGYPMHTSAGLIASGGIIAPIIPPSMPFVIYGVTTNTSISSLFLSGIVPGLIMGAGLIVAWKLVLRNLDLPEGQPLPLSERLHATLKAFWALLMPIIIIGGMKTGVFTPTEAAVVAAFYALVVALFVHREMQVSAVYGVLVRAAKTTAIVMFLCAGAQVASYMITLADLPSVLTGWLGPLVESPRLLMLVMMLVLVLVGTALDLTPTILIFAPVMLPIAVKAGIDPVYFGLMFVLNGAIGLITPPVGTVLNVVAGVGRLPLHRVIQGVNPFLITYVLILLLFVLFPQIVTAPVAWMR; via the coding sequence ATGAGCAACGAAGCATTGGCGTTTGTGGTGTTCTCGGTCGGCATGCTGACCCTGATGGGCATTGGCATGAACATGGGCTTGGCACTGGTCCTGACCGGCGCCGGCATGGCCTGGGTGCTGGACTTCTGGGACACCCAGTTGCTCGCCCAGAACCTGGTGGCAGGGGTGGACAGCTTTCCGCTGCTGGCGGTGCCGTTTTTCATTCTGGCCGGTGAGCTGATGAACAGCGGGGGCATTAGCCGGCGCATCATCACCATGGCGCAGGCATGGGTAGGGCACATTCGCGGCGGGCTGGGCTTTGTGGCCATCGGTGCTGCAGTGCTCATGGCCAGCATGAGCGGGTCGGCGTTGGCAGACACCGCCGCTTTGGCCACTATTTTGATGCCCATGATGCGCCAGCAGGGCTACCCGATGCACACCTCGGCCGGCTTGATCGCCTCGGGCGGCATCATCGCGCCCATCATTCCGCCGAGCATGCCGTTTGTGATTTACGGCGTGACGACCAATACCTCCATATCGTCCTTGTTCCTCTCGGGCATCGTTCCGGGGCTGATCATGGGGGCCGGCTTGATCGTCGCCTGGAAGCTGGTGCTGCGCAACCTGGACCTGCCCGAGGGGCAGCCGCTGCCCCTGAGTGAGCGCTTGCACGCCACCCTCAAGGCCTTCTGGGCGCTGTTGATGCCGATCATCATCATCGGAGGCATGAAAACCGGCGTTTTCACGCCCACCGAAGCGGCGGTGGTGGCCGCGTTTTATGCCCTGGTGGTGGCGCTGTTCGTTCACCGCGAAATGCAGGTGTCGGCGGTGTACGGCGTGTTGGTGCGCGCTGCCAAAACCACCGCCATCGTCATGTTCTTGTGCGCCGGTGCCCAAGTGGCCAGCTACATGATCACGCTAGCCGATTTGCCCAGCGTGCTGACCGGATGGCTGGGGCCGCTGGTGGAGAGCCCGCGCTTGCTGATGCTGGTCATGATGTTGGTGCTGGTGCTGGTGGGCACTGCCTTGGACCTGACACCCACGATTCTGATTTTTGCGCCGGTGATGCTGCCGATTGCGGTGAAAGCCGGCATCGACCCCGTCTATTTCGGCTTGATGTTTGTGCTCAATGGCGCCATCGGCCTGATCACGCCGCCGGTGGGCACGGTGCTCAATGTGGTGGCCGGCGTCGGGCGCTTGCCGCTGCACCGGGTGATTCAGGGGGTGAATCCCTTTTTGATCACTTATGTGCTGATTCTGCTGCTCTTCGTGCTGTTCCCGCAGATCGTGACCGCACCGGTCGCGTGGATGCGCTGA
- a CDS encoding TRAP transporter small permease subunit → MSQHPETAAPESTLPALRPSAFARITQVLMATCLGVMALSVFVNVVLRYGFGSGVAASEELSRLLFVWMVFIGAAAAYPAGEHMAFTSLVAMLKAHPVRLVLATAFIRVLVLLACCMLAHGAWQQIVVGLDSYSVVLGYPTALLPMPAFLCSLSIGAMALWELIQRTPLDLGHAAEVE, encoded by the coding sequence ATGAGCCAGCACCCCGAAACTGCGGCCCCCGAGTCCACACTGCCTGCACTGCGCCCCAGCGCCTTTGCGCGCATCACCCAAGTGCTGATGGCCACTTGCCTCGGCGTGATGGCGCTCTCAGTGTTTGTCAACGTGGTGCTGCGCTATGGCTTTGGCAGCGGTGTGGCCGCCAGCGAAGAGCTGTCCCGCTTGCTGTTTGTCTGGATGGTGTTCATCGGCGCGGCAGCCGCTTACCCGGCAGGGGAGCACATGGCATTCACCAGTTTGGTGGCCATGCTGAAAGCGCATCCGGTACGCCTGGTCTTGGCCACTGCGTTCATTCGCGTGCTGGTTTTGTTGGCATGCTGCATGTTGGCCCACGGGGCCTGGCAGCAGATCGTGGTCGGGTTGGACAGCTATTCGGTGGTCTTGGGCTACCCGACGGCGTTGCTGCCGATGCCCGCATTTTTGTGTTCCTTGTCGATCGGTGCGATGGCATTGTGGGAATTGATTCAACGCACACCGCTCGACCTCGGTCATGCGGCAGAGGTGGAGTGA
- a CDS encoding gluconokinase, whose translation MNSIVIMGVAGCGKSSVGARVAQAMAWPLVEGDDHHSEANRHKMQSGIALTDADRQGWLATLATQISLQPQGVVVTCSALKRSYRERLRQASPGLRFAFLQISQTEAQARVTARAAQHFFNTALVDNQFATLESPEGEAGVLTLDATRSLDALQADICTWLLRAKELA comes from the coding sequence ATGAATTCGATTGTCATCATGGGGGTCGCCGGTTGCGGCAAATCCAGCGTAGGGGCCCGGGTGGCCCAGGCCATGGCTTGGCCGCTGGTGGAGGGCGATGACCACCACAGCGAAGCCAACCGCCACAAAATGCAGTCCGGCATTGCGCTGACGGATGCCGACCGCCAGGGCTGGCTCGCGACCTTGGCCACGCAGATCTCCTTGCAGCCCCAGGGCGTGGTGGTGACCTGTAGCGCCCTCAAACGCAGCTACCGCGAGCGCCTGCGGCAGGCGAGCCCGGGCTTGCGCTTCGCCTTTTTGCAGATTTCACAAACCGAGGCCCAGGCCCGGGTGACCGCCCGTGCGGCCCAACATTTTTTCAACACCGCACTCGTGGACAACCAGTTCGCCACGCTGGAGTCGCCTGAGGGCGAAGCCGGGGTCTTGACGCTGGACGCCACCCGCTCGCTGGATGCCTTGCAGGCCGATATCTGCACGTGGCTGTTGCGCGCCAAGGAGCTTGCATGA
- a CDS encoding LacI family DNA-binding transcriptional regulator — translation MNSPLRPRATGRVTLSDVAQLAGVSPITVSRALRGERAVAPDLVAKVRAAADTLGYVPNPAARALASGQSSHVAVLIPMLSNALFVDLLEALQHTLRQAGFQTLIGITHYDPSEEETLLREQLLHRPAGLVVTGLERTEATRLLIAQSGVPCVHLMTTDAPAGSHCVGFSQRDAGRDMARHLIAQGYRRIAFAAAQLDPRTLQRLAGWRSALVDAGLYDEVLEWLNPAPSSLALGARMFEQIMGQTPPVDAIFFCNDDLAQGALLAAMRTGVAVPQRVAIAGFNDLTGSDQMVPPLTTVRTPRAEIGHAAARMLMGLMQGEPSDSSAIDLGYTLQIRHST, via the coding sequence ATGAACTCCCCCCTCCGCCCGCGGGCCACTGGTCGTGTGACCCTGTCCGATGTTGCCCAACTGGCAGGCGTCAGCCCGATCACCGTGTCGCGGGCGCTGCGGGGTGAGCGGGCGGTTGCGCCGGATCTGGTGGCTAAGGTGCGTGCAGCAGCCGATACGCTGGGGTATGTGCCCAACCCTGCAGCGCGGGCGCTCGCTTCCGGGCAGAGCAGCCATGTGGCGGTGCTGATCCCGATGTTGTCGAACGCCTTGTTTGTCGACCTGCTGGAGGCGCTGCAACACACCTTGCGACAAGCGGGGTTTCAAACCTTGATCGGCATCACCCACTACGACCCCAGCGAAGAGGAAACCCTGCTGCGCGAGCAGCTGCTCCACCGCCCAGCGGGCCTGGTGGTGACCGGCTTGGAGCGCACCGAGGCCACCCGGCTGCTGATTGCGCAAAGCGGTGTACCGTGTGTGCACTTGATGACCACCGACGCGCCCGCCGGCTCCCACTGTGTGGGCTTTTCGCAGCGGGATGCGGGGCGGGACATGGCGCGCCACCTGATCGCGCAGGGTTACCGGCGGATTGCGTTTGCCGCTGCGCAACTCGACCCGCGCACCCTGCAGCGTTTGGCAGGCTGGCGCAGTGCGCTGGTGGATGCAGGGCTGTATGACGAGGTCCTGGAGTGGCTTAACCCGGCGCCCTCGTCACTGGCCCTGGGGGCCCGCATGTTCGAGCAGATCATGGGGCAGACACCACCGGTGGATGCCATCTTTTTTTGCAACGACGACTTGGCCCAAGGCGCACTGCTGGCCGCGATGCGAACCGGTGTAGCGGTGCCGCAGCGGGTTGCGATTGCCGGGTTTAATGACCTGACGGGCAGCGACCAGATGGTGCCCCCGCTCACCACGGTGCGCACCCCGCGCGCCGAGATCGGCCATGCCGCAGCCCGCATGTTGATGGGGCTGATGCAGGGCGAGCCATCTGACAGCAGCGCTATCGACCTGGGCTACACCCTGCAGATACGCCACAGCACCTGA
- a CDS encoding DUF2917 domain-containing protein produces the protein MPSRESVSSSPALQSWKLPHGHAVTLKPRTAGVLQVVSGRAWATLDVARHTPLADAGDHFVALGHDLPLRAGQRVVVEAWPYHGQDSIRLQWVPLPESGAASRWQATVVDPARDIGVGLALVARSMLRLLAGLAGFGDYLVAGRGRVLRGLESNAP, from the coding sequence ATGCCATCCCGCGAGTCCGTGTCATCATCGCCCGCCCTGCAATCCTGGAAGTTGCCGCACGGCCATGCGGTCACCCTGAAGCCGCGCACCGCCGGTGTGCTGCAGGTAGTCAGCGGGCGGGCGTGGGCAACGCTGGATGTGGCGCGCCACACACCGCTGGCGGACGCGGGGGACCATTTCGTTGCCTTGGGGCACGATCTGCCGCTGCGCGCCGGGCAGCGGGTGGTGGTGGAGGCGTGGCCCTACCACGGGCAAGACAGCATCCGCCTGCAATGGGTGCCTTTGCCCGAGAGCGGCGCGGCCAGCCGCTGGCAAGCCACTGTGGTGGATCCAGCCCGCGACATCGGCGTTGGGCTGGCACTGGTGGCCCGCTCCATGTTGCGCCTGCTCGCCGGTTTGGCGGGTTTTGGCGACTACTTGGTGGCCGGCCGTGGCCGGGTGCTGCGGGGCTTGGAGTCCAACGCACCCTGA
- a CDS encoding LysR substrate-binding domain-containing protein, with amino-acid sequence MSDAIAPNTEIRLRTRPISMGHLRALEAVARHLNFRAAAEELALTQSAVSRQIQSLEEEVGVPLFLRHTRAVELTGAGGQLLRAAMPSLERIDAAVRQIRRTAGRKSVAISTWASFASMWLIPRLEAFQAEYPDIDIRIDATDNPVDLDTSDVDLAIRYTQPGSVRADAVRLFGEQLTPVASPWLLKSGAPLRKPADLARFALLEASDTHRVQHIEWLTWRRWLELNQQPRLEPKRWMYFNYAHQIAQAALTGQGIALARMPLVADSLASGDLVEVLPGGRIDTPMVYWLLVGARNSSRPEIQAFCDWLLAQAAITRQATGEDPHTASQALAR; translated from the coding sequence ATGTCTGATGCCATCGCCCCGAATACCGAAATACGCTTGCGCACCCGCCCGATCTCTATGGGTCATTTGCGTGCCTTGGAGGCGGTAGCGCGGCACCTCAATTTTCGGGCGGCTGCCGAGGAGCTGGCGTTGACCCAGAGCGCCGTCAGCCGGCAGATCCAATCACTCGAAGAAGAAGTCGGCGTGCCCCTGTTTTTACGGCACACCCGTGCAGTCGAGCTCACCGGCGCTGGAGGACAACTGCTGCGTGCGGCCATGCCCTCGCTGGAGCGGATTGATGCGGCGGTGCGCCAGATCCGCCGCACGGCGGGACGCAAGAGTGTGGCGATTTCCACCTGGGCCTCGTTTGCCTCGATGTGGCTGATTCCGCGGTTGGAGGCCTTTCAGGCCGAGTACCCCGATATCGATATCCGGATTGATGCAACCGACAACCCGGTCGACCTCGACACCAGCGATGTGGACCTGGCCATCCGCTACACCCAGCCCGGCAGTGTGCGAGCCGATGCGGTGCGCCTGTTCGGCGAACAGCTCACCCCCGTGGCAAGCCCGTGGTTGCTCAAAAGCGGCGCGCCCTTGCGCAAGCCCGCGGACCTGGCCCGATTCGCCTTGCTGGAAGCCAGCGATACCCACCGGGTGCAGCACATAGAGTGGCTGACTTGGCGGCGGTGGTTGGAGTTGAACCAACAACCGAGACTGGAACCCAAGCGTTGGATGTACTTCAACTACGCCCACCAAATTGCCCAGGCCGCACTCACCGGCCAGGGTATTGCGCTGGCCCGCATGCCGCTGGTGGCCGACAGCCTGGCCAGCGGCGATCTGGTGGAGGTGTTGCCCGGCGGGCGCATCGATACCCCCATGGTGTATTGGCTGCTGGTAGGTGCCCGCAATAGCAGCCGGCCGGAGATCCAGGCGTTTTGCGACTGGCTGTTGGCCCAGGCCGCCATCACCCGGCAAGCCACCGGCGAAGACCCCCACACCGCCTCGCAAGCCCTTGCACGCTAA
- a CDS encoding carotenoid 1,2-hydratase, with protein sequence MSAPNRIPLSVPGRFSPLRRQMLLAPMLASLPPGAQALPPATLRFPRDAGSHNAFKTEWWYATGYARVPSDRGEASRLLGFQVTFFRSRVEATQGMQSRLAARHLLFAHAAITDVQGRKLWHDQRIARWSGEPAGSNPADVAHASTEDTAVVIRDWFLQRSGPHLQARVLATDFVLDLELQASQPVLLQGVDGLSRKGPQVQQASYYYSVPQLQVRGSVTLKDQKYPLATGSTAWLDHEWSQEVLHPNAVGWDWIGINMLDGGALTAFRLRTAQDTALWDGGSYRSGQGVRRVFAQGELAFTPQRRWTSPASRASYPVEWLVRTPAGSFTVKALLDDQELDSRSSTGAIYWEGLCEVWNTSAELVGRGYLEMTGYASPLKI encoded by the coding sequence ATGTCCGCCCCGAACCGTATTCCCCTCTCTGTGCCCGGCCGCTTCAGCCCTCTCAGGCGGCAAATGTTGCTGGCGCCAATGCTGGCGTCCTTGCCGCCCGGTGCACAGGCATTGCCACCGGCGACCCTGCGCTTTCCGCGCGATGCGGGCTCGCACAACGCGTTTAAAACCGAGTGGTGGTATGCGACGGGTTATGCGCGGGTACCAAGCGACCGAGGTGAGGCCTCCCGCTTGCTGGGCTTTCAAGTGACTTTTTTTCGCAGCCGGGTGGAGGCCACACAGGGCATGCAATCCCGCCTGGCAGCGCGCCACCTGCTCTTTGCCCATGCAGCCATCACCGATGTGCAGGGCCGCAAGCTCTGGCACGACCAGCGGATTGCCCGCTGGTCGGGCGAGCCCGCAGGCAGTAACCCGGCCGATGTGGCCCATGCCAGCACCGAAGACACGGCGGTAGTTATCCGCGACTGGTTTTTGCAGCGGTCGGGGCCGCATTTGCAGGCGCGGGTCCTTGCGACTGACTTTGTGCTGGACTTGGAATTGCAGGCCAGCCAGCCGGTACTGCTGCAGGGGGTGGATGGCCTGTCCCGCAAAGGCCCGCAGGTGCAGCAAGCCAGCTACTACTACAGCGTGCCCCAGCTGCAGGTGCGTGGCAGCGTGACGCTCAAGGATCAGAAGTACCCCTTGGCAACCGGCAGCACCGCCTGGCTGGACCACGAATGGAGCCAGGAGGTGCTGCATCCGAACGCCGTAGGCTGGGACTGGATCGGTATCAACATGCTGGATGGGGGTGCGCTGACCGCCTTTCGCCTGCGGACAGCCCAAGACACGGCCCTGTGGGACGGCGGCTCCTACCGCAGTGGCCAAGGCGTGCGCCGGGTGTTTGCACAAGGCGAGCTTGCATTCACCCCGCAGCGCCGTTGGACCAGCCCGGCCAGCCGCGCAAGCTACCCCGTAGAGTGGCTGGTGCGCACACCTGCGGGCAGCTTTACGGTCAAAGCCCTGCTGGACGACCAGGAGCTTGATAGTCGCAGCTCGACCGGCGCGATCTACTGGGAAGGCCTGTGTGAAGTGTGGAACACCAGCGCAGAGCTGGTGGGCCGCGGCTATCTGGAGATGACCGGCTACGCCAGCCCGCTCAAGATCTAA
- a CDS encoding alpha/beta fold hydrolase produces the protein METRKMHIQGMEVQVEGSGPRTVLMLHGWPDTLAVWDGTVRALQNNHRCVRLTLPGFGEVQERPPVVPKLDDVVDALVAVIQTVSPGAPVTLMLHDWGCIFGYELAMRHPQRVEAVVAIDIGDHNARAYLQSLSLKQKLAVAAYQLWLAKAWMVGRYLHPGLGNRMTRWMAGLMRCPVPALQLSWTMNFPYVMQWFGMRGGLRTRPVQLTCPVLYVFGERKPFMFHSPRWLHTLRASEDGAAHALRCGHWVMLEQPEAFHALVLRWLAGRERRKTHRTARELQALRAK, from the coding sequence ATGGAGACTCGAAAAATGCATATCCAAGGCATGGAGGTACAGGTGGAGGGGAGCGGACCGCGCACGGTCCTGATGTTGCATGGATGGCCAGACACCCTGGCCGTGTGGGACGGCACCGTTCGCGCCCTGCAAAACAACCACCGGTGTGTGCGGTTAACGCTCCCCGGCTTCGGTGAGGTGCAGGAGCGGCCCCCGGTGGTGCCCAAGCTGGATGATGTGGTGGATGCCCTGGTCGCGGTGATTCAGACCGTGAGCCCCGGCGCACCGGTCACCTTGATGCTCCATGACTGGGGTTGCATTTTTGGGTACGAGCTGGCGATGCGGCACCCCCAGCGGGTCGAGGCCGTAGTCGCCATCGACATTGGGGACCACAATGCGCGGGCGTATCTCCAGTCCTTGTCGCTGAAACAGAAATTGGCGGTGGCAGCCTACCAGCTCTGGTTGGCCAAAGCCTGGATGGTGGGGCGCTACTTGCACCCCGGCCTGGGCAACCGGATGACGCGCTGGATGGCAGGCCTGATGCGCTGCCCCGTGCCGGCCCTACAGCTCAGCTGGACCATGAACTTTCCCTATGTGATGCAGTGGTTCGGGATGCGAGGGGGGCTCCGCACCCGCCCGGTGCAGCTGACCTGTCCGGTGCTGTATGTGTTCGGGGAGCGCAAACCCTTTATGTTCCATTCCCCGCGCTGGCTGCACACCCTGCGCGCTTCAGAGGATGGCGCAGCCCACGCGCTGCGCTGCGGGCATTGGGTGATGCTCGAACAACCAGAGGCCTTTCACGCCTTGGTGCTGCGATGGTTGGCCGGCCGCGAGCGGCGCAAGACCCACCGCACTGCCCGGGAATTGCAGGCTTTAAGAGCCAAATAG
- a CDS encoding ABC transporter transmembrane domain-containing protein, with amino-acid sequence MSTSERPKSTNPKSLSGLLPFLKPYRGRIAMALVFLVLAAVATLAFPVALRSLIDGGLVQADKGTQVMALRNHFAALFAVAVALGLFSAARFYMVSWLGERVTADLRNAVYSHVLRQSPEFFETTQTGEVLSRLSADTTLVQTVVGSSLSMGLRNAVMGVGALAVLVWTNPVVMLQVLAVLVLIVLPSLWFGRRVRKLSRASQDRVADSSAIAAEVLNAIPVVQSYTAEDRETQRFISSTDNAFATAAKRSLMRSGLVAFIIIATSAALLWGLYQGTQAVAEGRITAGHLGQTVVYVIILASAFAVLGEVYGDLLRAAGATERLMELLGTRSPITSPAKPVIAPMPVAGSAIQFEAVNFHYPSRPQQQALKNFHLNVLPGQTVAIVGPSGAGKSTVFQLLLRYYDPQSGSIVLDGSETRQLALDALRQRVGIVPQDAVIFSSSAIENIRYGKPGATDAEVKAAAHAAFAHEFIEALPEGYDTFLGERGVRLSGGQRQRIAIARAMLKNPPLLLLDEATSALDAESERMVQAALESAMRDRTTLVIAHRLATVQKADLIVVLDHGELVEQGTHAELVAKGGVYAGLAALQFNA; translated from the coding sequence ATGAGTACCTCTGAACGCCCCAAATCGACCAACCCCAAGTCTTTGAGTGGCTTGCTGCCGTTTTTGAAGCCGTATCGCGGGCGGATTGCCATGGCGCTGGTGTTTCTGGTGCTGGCAGCGGTGGCGACCCTGGCCTTTCCGGTGGCGCTGCGCAGCTTGATCGACGGGGGCCTGGTGCAAGCAGACAAAGGGACCCAGGTGATGGCGCTGCGCAATCACTTTGCAGCCCTTTTTGCGGTGGCTGTGGCCTTGGGGCTGTTTTCTGCCGCGCGCTTTTACATGGTGAGCTGGCTGGGTGAACGGGTCACCGCCGACCTGCGCAATGCGGTGTACAGCCATGTGCTTCGGCAGAGCCCGGAGTTTTTTGAAACCACCCAGACCGGCGAAGTCCTCTCGCGCCTATCGGCCGACACCACGCTGGTCCAAACCGTAGTGGGCTCTTCGCTGTCCATGGGCTTGCGTAACGCGGTCATGGGGGTGGGCGCGTTGGCTGTGCTGGTGTGGACCAACCCGGTCGTCATGCTGCAGGTGCTGGCTGTTTTGGTGCTGATTGTTTTACCCAGTTTGTGGTTCGGTCGGCGGGTTCGCAAGCTTTCACGAGCCTCGCAGGACCGGGTGGCCGACTCCAGCGCCATCGCCGCAGAGGTGCTCAATGCGATTCCGGTGGTGCAAAGCTACACGGCCGAAGACCGGGAGACCCAGCGTTTCATCAGCTCGACCGACAACGCCTTTGCAACGGCCGCCAAACGCAGCCTGATGCGCTCGGGCCTGGTGGCCTTCATCATCATTGCCACCAGTGCGGCTTTGTTGTGGGGCTTGTACCAAGGCACCCAAGCCGTGGCCGAGGGGCGCATTACCGCCGGGCACTTGGGCCAGACCGTGGTGTATGTGATTATTTTGGCCAGCGCATTTGCGGTGCTGGGTGAGGTGTATGGGGATCTACTCCGGGCCGCCGGCGCCACCGAGCGTCTGATGGAGTTGCTGGGCACCCGGTCGCCTATTACTTCACCGGCTAAACCAGTGATTGCGCCCATGCCTGTTGCGGGGAGTGCTATTCAATTTGAAGCAGTCAACTTTCATTACCCGTCACGCCCTCAGCAACAAGCCCTGAAAAACTTCCACTTGAACGTGCTGCCCGGGCAAACGGTCGCGATTGTCGGGCCCAGCGGAGCCGGCAAAAGCACCGTGTTTCAGCTGCTGCTGCGCTACTACGATCCGCAAAGCGGCAGCATTGTGCTGGACGGCTCAGAAACACGGCAACTGGCACTCGATGCGCTGCGACAGCGCGTAGGCATCGTGCCGCAGGATGCGGTGATTTTCTCGAGCAGCGCTATCGAAAACATCCGCTACGGCAAACCCGGCGCGACCGATGCGGAGGTCAAAGCCGCAGCCCATGCCGCTTTCGCCCATGAATTTATCGAGGCACTGCCGGAGGGTTATGACACTTTCCTCGGCGAGCGGGGCGTGCGCTTGTCTGGCGGACAACGCCAACGGATTGCCATTGCACGCGCCATGCTCAAAAACCCGCCTCTGCTTTTGCTGGACGAGGCCACCAGTGCGCTGGATGCCGAAAGTGAACGCATGGTGCAAGCGGCCCTGGAGTCCGCGATGCGCGACCGCACCACATTAGTGATTGCCCACCGGTTAGCGACCGTCCAAAAAGCTGATTTGATCGTGGTGCTCGACCACGGCGAATTGGTCGAGCAAGGGACCCATGCGGAGTTGGTGGCCAAGGGCGGCGTCTATGCGGGTCTGGCCGCCTTGCAGTTCAACGCGTGA
- a CDS encoding Glu/Leu/Phe/Val family dehydrogenase — protein sequence MSQQSGVQQTPNAHNAAVTHALPSYLQADHLGPWGIYLQQVDRVTPYLGHLARWAETLKRPKRALIVDVPIQLDNGTVAHFEGYRVQHNTSRGPGKGGVRFHQDVTLSEVMALSAWMSVKNAAVNVPYGGAKGGIRVDPKTLSMGELERLTRRYTSEIGIIIGPSKDIPAPDVNTNEQIMAWMMDTYSMNEGATATGVVTGKPIDLGGSLGRREATGRGVYTVGVEAAQHLGLDISKARVAVQGFGNVGGIAAKLFAQAGARIVAVQDHGGTIYQESGLDANALLAHVGRQGTVAGFPGAETIDANAFWDVPCDILIPAALEQQITAANAHRIQARLIIEGANGPTTPAADDILQSRNILVVPDVIANAGGVTVSYFEWVQDFSSFFWSEDEINARLVRIMKDAFAAVWEVAAEHRVSLRTATFIVACKRILHARELRGLYP from the coding sequence ATGTCGCAGCAATCCGGCGTTCAACAGACGCCTAACGCCCACAACGCAGCCGTCACCCATGCGCTGCCGTCTTACCTGCAGGCCGACCATCTCGGCCCGTGGGGCATTTATCTTCAGCAAGTGGATCGTGTGACACCGTACCTCGGCCATTTGGCGCGCTGGGCTGAAACACTCAAGCGTCCCAAGCGCGCTCTGATCGTCGATGTGCCGATTCAATTGGACAACGGTACCGTAGCCCACTTTGAAGGCTACCGGGTTCAGCACAATACGTCCCGCGGTCCGGGTAAAGGCGGTGTGCGCTTTCACCAAGACGTGACCCTGTCAGAAGTGATGGCCTTGTCCGCTTGGATGTCGGTTAAAAATGCAGCGGTGAATGTGCCCTACGGTGGCGCAAAAGGCGGCATCCGCGTAGACCCCAAGACGCTGTCCATGGGTGAGTTGGAGCGTTTGACGCGCCGCTACACCAGCGAGATTGGCATCATCATCGGCCCCTCCAAGGATATTCCCGCACCTGACGTCAATACCAACGAGCAGATCATGGCGTGGATGATGGACACCTACTCCATGAACGAAGGTGCTACCGCTACCGGCGTAGTCACAGGCAAGCCCATTGACTTGGGTGGTTCATTGGGTCGCCGCGAGGCCACCGGCCGTGGTGTCTATACCGTGGGCGTTGAGGCCGCGCAGCACCTCGGACTCGATATCAGCAAGGCACGTGTGGCCGTGCAAGGCTTTGGCAATGTGGGCGGTATCGCTGCCAAGTTGTTTGCCCAAGCCGGCGCCCGCATTGTGGCGGTGCAAGACCATGGAGGCACGATCTACCAAGAGTCCGGACTCGACGCTAATGCATTGTTAGCCCATGTCGGCCGCCAAGGTACCGTCGCCGGTTTTCCGGGCGCGGAAACCATCGATGCCAATGCTTTCTGGGATGTGCCTTGCGACATTTTGATTCCTGCAGCGCTGGAGCAGCAGATCACCGCCGCCAATGCCCATCGCATCCAAGCAAGACTCATCATTGAAGGTGCGAACGGCCCCACGACACCGGCGGCGGATGACATTTTGCAGAGCCGCAATATCCTGGTGGTTCCTGACGTGATCGCCAACGCTGGTGGCGTGACGGTAAGCTACTTTGAATGGGTACAGGATTTCTCGAGCTTCTTCTGGAGCGAGGACGAAATCAACGCGCGACTGGTGCGCATCATGAAAGACGCGTTCGCAGCAGTCTGGGAAGTGGCCGCCGAGCACCGGGTGAGCCTGCGCACCGCAACATTCATCGTTGCTTGCAAGCGGATTTTGCACGCACGCGAATTGCGCGGCCTCTACCCATAA
- a CDS encoding DUF1178 family protein encodes MKVLDLSCLSGHVFEGWFGSEDDFLSQLARGLVQCPVCGSSSVHKKLSAPRLNLSRAKAPDDSASAISPSFAKSAPSGASLTPPMSEEMQAELQTALAKVVQHVLASTVDVGDRFAEEARRIHYGEKEERAIRGQATADEARELVEEGIELMAIPIPAHLKNPLQ; translated from the coding sequence ATGAAGGTACTCGATTTGTCTTGCCTGTCCGGCCATGTCTTTGAGGGCTGGTTTGGTTCTGAGGATGACTTTTTATCCCAATTGGCTCGTGGCTTAGTGCAATGCCCTGTGTGTGGTTCGTCCAGCGTTCATAAAAAGCTGAGTGCTCCACGTCTTAACCTGTCACGCGCCAAAGCACCGGATGACAGTGCTTCTGCTATTTCGCCATCCTTTGCGAAGAGCGCACCTTCTGGCGCATCGCTGACACCCCCCATGTCCGAAGAAATGCAGGCGGAATTGCAGACTGCACTCGCGAAAGTCGTTCAACATGTGTTAGCCAGCACCGTTGACGTCGGTGACCGTTTTGCAGAAGAAGCCAGGCGCATTCACTATGGCGAAAAAGAGGAGCGTGCGATCCGCGGTCAAGCGACTGCGGACGAGGCCAGGGAGCTTGTGGAGGAGGGGATAGAGCTTATGGCTATCCCCATTCCCGCGCATTTGAAGAATCCCCTCCAGTAG